A single genomic interval of Paenibacillus macerans harbors:
- a CDS encoding glycosyltransferase family A protein, translating into MIKKELSELTQQIDQELQKIDDLLANELVEAAYSEYINLVKKIESTEYKDIDIQYKAKAFISFAYFLFSVSEFNEFFKMLIKAQKYGYSRDDLEKILLEAFVEPNLNEFKTLYEANIKFLQWNKYINIEKTVAFDDLPFWLLPNGIPNEYYLYHKKQKLIQEKITLYNYQQLQSLPTSDAFADYLLLEDWNWSNVLTYTNSIKKRNKKTYIIIKDIEKFLSCLQGALLNTETISNILIFDNLNRFSEYLSDSNLFLPRNIINLSDKSSMPQQILDEIHNTRILKENRKGDRVLLSICIPSYNRGKRAYENIIHLLQSNYDEEIEIILSNNGTQNETKAHYEQIKEIRDGRLKYFAFEENQGFANNCCKTCELASGEFILLLSDEDLINFNNLHFIMNKLYASKDTVSVMRTSSTSQYKLSNLVAAPGKEALLNFMLSSNYMSGLIFNNKLLKKYNGIEYIKEKLNNSVCFWYPHMFWELLLCQYGNVESTDLILVNEGRAEKTEFDNLKINDEVVIPYYATIEGRLEQHEGFTRIFNDLEICGQDPGLHREMYLRLCVKTLFLTTISINAYYKRTNTDTQKLYEQSYNFCSKESFYKTNINNNDEYYRHDLNIITQYYEHFKKSI; encoded by the coding sequence ATGATCAAAAAAGAACTATCCGAGCTGACTCAACAGATCGATCAAGAGCTACAAAAAATAGATGATCTGTTAGCTAATGAACTGGTTGAAGCAGCATATTCAGAATATATTAATCTTGTAAAAAAGATAGAAAGTACGGAATACAAAGATATTGATATTCAATATAAAGCCAAAGCCTTCATCTCTTTTGCTTATTTTTTGTTTAGCGTGTCAGAATTCAATGAGTTTTTTAAGATGCTAATAAAAGCTCAGAAATATGGATACTCAAGAGATGATTTAGAAAAAATACTTTTAGAAGCTTTTGTCGAGCCTAACTTAAATGAATTTAAAACCCTTTATGAAGCTAATATCAAGTTTTTACAATGGAATAAATACATAAATATCGAGAAAACTGTAGCTTTTGATGATCTACCATTTTGGCTTCTCCCCAATGGCATTCCAAATGAATACTATTTATATCATAAGAAACAAAAGCTTATACAAGAAAAAATAACACTATATAATTATCAGCAACTTCAATCACTACCGACCTCAGATGCCTTTGCAGATTATTTGCTACTAGAGGATTGGAATTGGAGTAATGTCTTGACATATACAAATTCTATTAAAAAAAGAAACAAGAAAACTTATATCATAATTAAGGATATTGAGAAGTTTCTTTCATGTTTGCAAGGTGCATTATTAAATACCGAAACTATATCTAATATATTAATATTTGATAACCTTAATCGTTTCAGTGAGTATCTTTCGGACTCTAATTTATTTCTCCCAAGGAATATCATTAACCTTTCAGATAAAAGTTCAATGCCTCAACAAATTTTAGACGAAATTCATAACACCCGGATTCTTAAAGAAAATCGAAAGGGAGATCGAGTTTTACTCAGTATTTGTATTCCTAGTTACAACAGAGGGAAAAGAGCTTATGAAAATATAATTCATCTGCTGCAATCCAACTATGATGAGGAAATAGAAATTATTTTGTCTAATAATGGGACGCAAAATGAAACAAAAGCACATTATGAGCAAATTAAGGAGATTAGAGACGGAAGATTAAAATATTTTGCTTTTGAAGAAAATCAGGGATTTGCCAACAACTGTTGCAAAACCTGCGAATTGGCAAGTGGGGAATTTATTTTATTATTAAGCGATGAGGATTTGATTAATTTTAATAATTTACATTTCATTATGAATAAATTGTATGCTTCAAAAGATACTGTATCTGTGATGAGAACTTCATCTACTTCACAGTACAAGTTATCCAATTTAGTTGCAGCTCCAGGAAAAGAAGCCTTGTTAAACTTTATGTTATCATCTAATTATATGTCAGGCCTTATTTTTAATAATAAACTCCTCAAAAAATATAATGGAATCGAATACATTAAAGAAAAACTGAATAATAGCGTATGTTTCTGGTATCCTCACATGTTCTGGGAGCTGCTATTATGTCAATATGGAAATGTAGAGAGTACAGATCTCATTCTAGTAAACGAAGGAAGAGCTGAAAAAACTGAATTCGATAATCTGAAAATAAATGATGAGGTTGTGATACCTTACTATGCAACAATTGAAGGTCGATTGGAACAGCACGAAGGATTTACTCGGATTTTTAATGATTTAGAGATTTGTGGTCAGGATCCCGGCCTACATAGGGAAATGTACCTCCGACTTTGCGTGAAAACTTTGTTTCTAACAACAATTTCAATAAATGCTTATTATAAAAGAACAAATACCGACACCCAAAAATTATACGAACAATCGTATAATTTCTGTTCAAAGGAAAGCTTCTATAAAACTAACATAAATAATAATGATGAATATTATCGACATGATCTAAACATAATTACTCAATATTATGAGCACTTTAAAAAATCAATTTAA
- the rfbH gene encoding lipopolysaccharide biosynthesis protein RfbH — MGKIVFVKSIKSYVVITNKQLMYGYSLYKNLPEDFSSTYNLEINNSNFDFPLYLDIRKKISLNSEDIEIYSDISRNELEKIMRLEILYNVENYHNLFHLDKKIDKNSAPIVYGGRVYDEQEMRNLVDSSLDFWLTAGRYHKQFEKEFAEYLGVKYALLTNSGSSANLLAISALTSPKLKEKRIIPGDEVITVAAGFPTTVGPIVQNKAVPVFIDVELGTYNIIAERIEEAITPKTKAIMIAHTMGNPFELDKVLEVANKYDLWVVEDNCDALGSIYKGKLTGTHGHIGTSSFYPPHHMTMGEGGAVYTNNALLKTIIESFRDWGRDCWCPSGCDNTCGKRFGWELGSLPYGYDHKYTYSHIGYNLRVTDMQAAVGVAQLKKVPDFVQARKNNFNRLYQGLRDLEEYFILPRATVNSDPSWFGFILTVRDGAGFTKNEIVNYLEENRIQTRMLFAGNLIRQPAYQGVNYRVHGDLTNTDKILHDTFLVGVYPGLTDAMINYVIEKIREFVLSKNAN; from the coding sequence ATGGGGAAAATCGTCTTTGTTAAAAGTATTAAAAGCTATGTAGTTATTACTAATAAACAACTTATGTATGGCTATTCTTTATATAAAAATCTACCTGAAGATTTTTCAAGTACTTATAACCTGGAAATCAATAATTCTAATTTTGATTTTCCGCTATATCTGGATATACGCAAAAAAATTAGTTTGAACTCGGAAGATATTGAAATATATTCAGACATAAGCAGGAATGAACTTGAAAAGATTATGAGATTAGAAATTTTGTACAATGTCGAAAATTATCATAATTTGTTCCATTTGGACAAAAAGATTGATAAAAATTCCGCTCCAATAGTATATGGAGGCAGGGTCTACGATGAACAAGAAATGAGGAATCTTGTCGATTCTTCTTTGGATTTTTGGCTTACTGCTGGTAGATACCATAAGCAATTTGAAAAAGAATTCGCCGAGTATTTGGGAGTAAAATATGCTTTGTTAACAAATTCCGGATCATCAGCAAATTTATTGGCTATTTCAGCTTTAACTTCTCCTAAATTAAAAGAGAAGCGCATCATACCGGGTGATGAGGTTATTACTGTAGCAGCAGGTTTTCCTACTACAGTTGGCCCCATTGTTCAAAACAAAGCTGTTCCGGTCTTTATTGATGTCGAGCTAGGAACATATAACATCATTGCAGAGCGTATCGAAGAGGCTATTACACCAAAAACAAAAGCGATTATGATTGCCCATACCATGGGCAATCCATTCGAACTGGACAAGGTGCTGGAAGTTGCCAATAAATATGATCTATGGGTCGTTGAGGATAATTGCGATGCTTTAGGATCTATTTATAAAGGCAAATTAACAGGAACACATGGCCATATTGGAACGTCCAGTTTTTATCCTCCTCATCATATGACGATGGGCGAAGGTGGAGCAGTCTATACGAATAATGCACTATTGAAGACGATCATAGAATCATTTAGAGATTGGGGGCGGGATTGCTGGTGCCCTTCAGGTTGTGACAATACATGCGGTAAACGGTTTGGTTGGGAATTAGGTTCCCTGCCGTATGGTTATGACCACAAGTACACTTATTCCCATATAGGATACAACTTGAGAGTCACAGACATGCAGGCTGCTGTTGGGGTGGCGCAATTGAAGAAAGTTCCTGACTTTGTTCAAGCTAGAAAAAATAATTTTAATCGGTTGTACCAGGGATTAAGAGATTTAGAAGAATACTTCATCTTGCCTAGAGCAACTGTTAACTCAGATCCAAGCTGGTTTGGCTTTATATTGACAGTTCGTGATGGAGCTGGATTTACCAAGAATGAGATCGTTAATTATCTTGAAGAAAACCGGATTCAAACACGCATGCTCTTTGCTGGAAATTTAATTCGCCAACCTGCGTACCAAGGCGTTAACTATAGAGTACACGGGGACTTAACCAATACGGATAAGATATTGCATGATACGTTCTTAGTAGGGGTTTATCCAGGACTAACAGATGCAATGATCAATTATGTAATCGAAAAGATAAGAGAATTCGTTCTTTCAAAAAATGCTAACTAA
- the rfbF gene encoding glucose-1-phosphate cytidylyltransferase gives MKVVILAGGYGTRISEESHLKPKPMIEIGERPILWHIMKHYSYYGFNDFIICLGYKGFYIKEYFAHYFLHESDVTFDFQNNNQLITHNHTAEPWKVTLVNTGLDTMTGGRVKRIQKYIGNEPFMLTYGDGVSDVNISELVESHKLYGRLATVTTVQPSGRFGALTITASNEVKGFQEKPKGDGGWINAGFFVLQPEVFNYICDDTTVFEKEPLEGLAKDGELMSYKHEGFWQPMDTMRDKNLLEELWKTGKAPWKTWDLDMVTNNGE, from the coding sequence GTGAAAGTAGTTATTCTTGCAGGCGGATATGGGACTAGAATAAGCGAAGAATCTCATCTTAAACCTAAACCGATGATCGAAATAGGGGAGCGGCCGATTTTATGGCATATTATGAAGCATTACTCTTATTATGGGTTTAATGATTTTATCATTTGCTTAGGTTACAAAGGTTTCTACATTAAAGAGTATTTTGCTCACTACTTTTTACATGAATCAGATGTGACCTTTGATTTTCAAAATAACAACCAGCTCATTACTCATAATCATACGGCTGAACCTTGGAAGGTTACTTTGGTTAATACCGGTTTAGATACAATGACCGGCGGCAGGGTGAAAAGAATTCAAAAGTACATAGGAAATGAGCCATTCATGCTTACCTACGGCGATGGGGTGTCAGATGTCAATATATCTGAGTTGGTTGAGAGCCATAAGCTTTATGGAAGACTTGCAACGGTTACCACGGTACAGCCAAGTGGGAGATTTGGTGCACTTACTATTACGGCAAGTAATGAGGTTAAAGGTTTTCAAGAAAAACCCAAAGGTGATGGTGGATGGATTAACGCAGGCTTTTTTGTTTTGCAGCCGGAAGTCTTCAACTATATATGTGATGACACTACTGTTTTTGAAAAGGAACCATTAGAAGGATTGGCTAAAGACGGTGAATTGATGAGTTATAAACACGAAGGGTTTTGGCAACCTATGGATACAATGAGAGATAAGAATCTTCTTGAAGAGTTGTGGAAAACAGGGAAAGCCCCGTGGAAAACATGGGACTTGGATATGGTGACGAACAATGGCGAATAA
- the rfbG gene encoding CDP-glucose 4,6-dehydratase yields MANKNFWQDKRVFLTGHTGFKGSWLSLWLTQLGAKVTGFSLPPSTKPNLFEVCNIESLIEKSVIGDIRNFELLEQSMKEAKPQIVIHMAAQPLVSESYINPVETYMVNVMGTVNLLETIRRINNGNEIKAVVNVTTDKCYENKEWFWGYRENEPMGGYDPYSSSKACSELVTASYRNSFFNAENYEKHGVAIATTRAGNVIGGGDWANNRLVPDIMKSLLENTPIIVRNPDSIRPWQHVLEPLGGYLLLAEKLYLYGSEYAEPWNFGPNDDDAKTVQWIVERFCSRWNGNAGFQIRRDNQFHEAHYLKLDCSKAKYKLGWAPKWSLEQSIEKIIDWNYAYMDKRNMQEVCENQILEYSSL; encoded by the coding sequence ATGGCGAATAAAAACTTTTGGCAAGATAAGAGGGTATTTTTGACCGGGCACACTGGTTTTAAAGGGTCTTGGTTATCGTTGTGGCTAACACAATTAGGTGCCAAAGTAACAGGATTCTCTTTGCCGCCCTCCACAAAACCTAATTTATTTGAAGTGTGTAATATTGAATCGCTTATAGAAAAAAGCGTTATTGGCGACATTAGGAATTTTGAGTTGTTAGAGCAATCAATGAAAGAAGCCAAACCGCAAATTGTTATTCATATGGCGGCTCAACCGCTTGTTAGTGAATCATATATTAACCCGGTTGAAACATATATGGTAAACGTTATGGGCACCGTTAATTTGTTAGAAACGATCAGAAGAATTAATAATGGGAATGAAATTAAGGCTGTTGTAAACGTAACTACAGATAAGTGCTATGAAAATAAGGAATGGTTCTGGGGATACCGCGAAAATGAACCCATGGGCGGTTACGATCCTTATTCCAGTAGTAAAGCTTGCTCCGAGCTGGTTACGGCTTCTTATCGGAATTCTTTTTTTAATGCTGAAAATTATGAAAAACACGGTGTAGCCATAGCAACCACAAGAGCAGGCAACGTTATCGGTGGCGGAGATTGGGCCAATAATAGACTCGTACCCGATATAATGAAGTCTTTATTAGAGAATACTCCCATTATAGTAAGAAATCCTGACTCCATTAGACCATGGCAACATGTTCTTGAACCATTGGGTGGATATTTATTACTCGCAGAAAAACTGTATCTGTATGGTAGTGAGTATGCGGAACCTTGGAATTTTGGGCCAAATGACGATGATGCTAAAACCGTTCAGTGGATTGTTGAAAGATTTTGCTCCAGATGGAATGGAAATGCAGGTTTCCAAATAAGACGCGATAATCAATTTCATGAAGCGCATTATTTGAAACTTGACTGTTCAAAAGCCAAGTATAAGTTGGGATGGGCCCCTAAATGGTCCCTGGAACAATCCATTGAAAAAATCATTGATTGGAATTATGCTTACATGGATAAAAGAAATATGCAAGAAGTTTGTGAGAATCAAATTCTTGAATACAGCAGCCTATAA
- a CDS encoding NAD-dependent epimerase/dehydratase family protein gives MRILVTGGTGFVGSHLVKGLLDDHHHVIILKRSFSDTYRIDSILNKSVSYDIDKIAINNVFANECIDVVIHAATSYGGNESLSEQIESNVVFPMKLLENAIEHKVQGFINTDTFFNKPAHQNYNYLSSYSKTKRYFLELADIFRGKGDTKLINARLEHVYGPNDNPNKFTINTITQLLNNIPSLELTLGEQKRDFISIDDVTSAYRYIINNLHLFSDFYNEIEIGRGVSVSIRHFIESAHFLTNSSTQLLFGALPYRESEIMDSYANTSKLKEMGWSWNDGIEEGIKKIINVIHL, from the coding sequence ATGAGAATTCTTGTAACTGGCGGAACAGGTTTCGTAGGAAGTCATCTAGTCAAAGGGCTACTGGATGATCATCATCATGTAATTATATTGAAAAGAAGTTTCTCGGATACCTATCGAATTGACAGCATTTTAAACAAATCCGTGTCGTATGATATTGATAAAATTGCAATTAATAATGTATTCGCTAATGAATGTATAGATGTTGTTATCCATGCAGCAACATCTTATGGCGGCAATGAGTCTTTAAGTGAACAAATAGAGAGTAACGTTGTTTTCCCCATGAAGTTACTAGAGAACGCTATTGAGCATAAAGTACAAGGTTTTATTAATACGGATACTTTTTTTAATAAACCTGCTCATCAGAACTATAATTATCTTAGTTCATATTCAAAAACAAAACGATATTTTTTGGAATTAGCCGATATATTTAGGGGGAAAGGAGATACGAAATTAATAAATGCTCGTTTAGAGCATGTCTATGGACCAAATGACAATCCCAATAAATTTACTATTAATACAATCACTCAATTATTGAATAATATACCCTCCTTGGAACTAACTCTTGGAGAGCAAAAGAGAGACTTTATATCGATAGACGATGTGACTTCAGCGTATCGATACATAATAAATAATTTACATCTTTTTTCGGATTTTTATAACGAGATAGAAATCGGCAGAGGAGTAAGTGTATCAATAAGGCACTTTATCGAGTCGGCTCATTTTTTAACCAACTCTAGTACCCAACTACTATTCGGTGCTTTACCTTATCGAGAATCGGAAATTATGGATTCCTACGCAAATACTTCAAAATTAAAAGAGATGGGCTGGAGTTGGAATGATGGAATCGAGGAAGGAATAAAAAAAATAATCAATGTTATTCATTTGTAA
- a CDS encoding cohesin domain-containing protein: MKLKFGKLFSVFGVILLSVFIFSPTSTYAAVTPIQLFQPEEGWTRFDDTNAAISYSGTWQVYKDNSSAFWKGGHHYSTSNGASSKFKFTGTKIRLVNNYAPGNSSRIQVTIDGVSEIISEYSSTYKYLTVVYEKTGLSPGTHTIELKNLVSGKELLVDAIDLDEGGYLIGINSPAILSASSGDSQITLSWDKVDNAESYTVYYGTESGKYTNFVTVTSDVYSNYTIPNLTNGVTYYIVATASVNGVESGYSNEVSATPSAVALNPVLAVIINEDTVTVGQEFDATISLKNVDKIYAEDFTINYDTTLFKYLGYEEITGYKVYNESADKSGNIRFIIASQGEEYGIHEDTTILKLKFRAISIGTGDVDALRGRIADTEREFDLDEENCLLDSVIVEAVTVDDVNRSGEYTLVDLAIDGYYFGKAVADTDTARHSADQVIDGYVNDEDLVYIVNQMLNNANYSRNL, translated from the coding sequence ATGAAATTAAAGTTCGGTAAATTATTTTCAGTATTCGGTGTAATTTTATTATCAGTTTTCATTTTTTCGCCAACAAGCACATATGCGGCAGTAACCCCAATACAACTTTTTCAACCCGAAGAAGGCTGGACAAGGTTTGATGACACGAATGCAGCAATTTCTTATAGTGGGACTTGGCAAGTCTATAAAGATAATAGTTCCGCCTTTTGGAAGGGAGGGCATCACTATTCGACTAGTAATGGGGCTAGTTCTAAATTTAAGTTTACGGGAACTAAAATTCGTTTGGTCAACAACTATGCGCCTGGTAACTCTTCCCGAATTCAGGTTACTATAGATGGCGTTTCAGAAATAATTTCAGAATATTCGTCAACGTATAAATATTTAACGGTAGTATATGAAAAAACCGGTTTATCTCCAGGCACTCATACAATCGAATTAAAAAATCTAGTTAGTGGAAAAGAGTTACTTGTAGATGCGATTGATCTTGACGAAGGTGGTTACCTAATCGGAATCAATTCTCCGGCAATCTTAAGTGCTTCGTCTGGAGACAGCCAAATTACACTCTCATGGGATAAAGTGGATAACGCAGAAAGTTACACCGTTTATTATGGAACAGAATCTGGAAAGTATACAAACTTCGTAACAGTGACGAGTGATGTTTATTCAAATTACACTATTCCCAATCTCACTAATGGAGTAACCTATTATATTGTTGCAACTGCTTCAGTAAATGGAGTCGAATCCGGCTACTCAAATGAAGTTTCTGCAACTCCATCTGCTGTAGCTTTAAATCCAGTCTTGGCTGTTATCATCAACGAAGATACCGTTACTGTAGGCCAGGAGTTTGATGCTACCATATCTTTGAAAAATGTGGACAAAATTTACGCGGAAGATTTTACGATCAATTATGACACGACCCTATTTAAATATCTTGGTTACGAAGAAATTACAGGATATAAAGTCTACAACGAGTCGGCAGATAAGTCTGGTAATATTCGATTTATTATCGCGAGTCAAGGTGAGGAATACGGTATTCATGAGGACACGACTATTTTAAAGCTCAAGTTTAGAGCCATTAGCATCGGAACTGGGGATGTTGATGCCCTAAGAGGGAGAATTGCAGACACCGAACGAGAATTTGATCTGGATGAAGAGAACTGTCTGTTAGACTCCGTAATCGTTGAGGCTGTAACCGTCGATGATGTAAACAGATCAGGTGAGTATACGCTCGTTGACCTTGCAATCGACGGATATTATTTTGGAAAGGCAGTGGCTGATACAGATACAGCCAGACATAGTGCAGATCAAGTTATCGATGGGTACGTAAACGATGAGGACTTGGTTTATATCGTCAATCAAATGCTTAACAATGCAAATTACAGCCGGAATCTCTAA
- a CDS encoding transposase: MTAITLAAEIGSFARFRSSAQLMAYLGLVPREYSPAKALGGEA, from the coding sequence ATGACGGCCATCACTCTTGCAGCTGAAATCGGTTCATTTGCACGCTTCCGCTCTTCTGCTCAACTTATGGCGTACTTAGGGCTGGTACCTCGGGAGTACTCACCGGCCAAAGCACTCGGAGGGGAAGCATGA
- a CDS encoding glycosyltransferase family 2 protein, whose product MKTVALTMIVKNEEKVLARCLDSVRKLVDEIIIVDTGSTDRTKSIAQAYGAKIYDWAWNQSFADARNAALEYSTSDWNLVLDADEYVKSEDGAAIRQFINGEKAIGRFKIINQFIGDDGLESTAQSFISRIFPSGVRYEGSIHEQLVSDLPRIKLPVEIWHDGYLKSKAERNIPILKTEIEKSPHDSYFHFQIAKEYRGINDHVQACHHLKQAYRLLTRKEYYAPNVIVNLLYELIATGQLEAGLPVIQRERDFLRDFSDFHFACGIFYMKLILSNTAKYVELFPLIEASYLRCLEIGETDQYNSVRGTGSFSALHNLGGLYEVMGNINKAKECYREAATTYGYQPSNERLKQL is encoded by the coding sequence ATGAAGACTGTAGCGTTGACCATGATCGTCAAAAACGAAGAGAAAGTTCTGGCGCGCTGCCTTGACAGCGTCCGTAAGCTGGTGGATGAGATTATTATTGTCGACACGGGATCGACGGATCGGACTAAATCAATAGCTCAAGCCTACGGCGCGAAAATCTACGATTGGGCATGGAACCAAAGCTTTGCGGACGCCCGAAACGCCGCCTTGGAATACTCGACAAGCGATTGGAACCTGGTATTGGACGCTGATGAATATGTAAAAAGCGAGGACGGCGCCGCTATTCGCCAGTTCATAAACGGCGAGAAAGCGATCGGCAGATTCAAAATCATTAACCAATTTATAGGTGATGATGGTTTGGAATCCACCGCGCAAAGCTTTATATCGCGAATTTTTCCGTCCGGAGTCAGATACGAGGGCAGCATCCATGAACAATTGGTTTCCGATCTTCCCAGAATTAAGCTGCCTGTGGAGATTTGGCACGATGGTTATCTAAAATCGAAAGCTGAGCGGAATATTCCCATTTTAAAAACAGAGATCGAAAAAAGCCCCCACGACTCGTACTTTCATTTTCAGATCGCCAAAGAATACAGAGGGATTAACGATCATGTCCAGGCATGTCACCATCTTAAGCAAGCATACAGGCTGCTGACAAGAAAGGAATACTATGCTCCCAACGTTATCGTCAATTTGCTTTATGAACTGATAGCAACGGGCCAACTGGAAGCCGGCCTGCCGGTGATTCAGCGGGAAAGGGATTTTTTACGGGATTTCAGTGATTTTCATTTTGCTTGCGGGATATTTTACATGAAGCTGATTCTAAGCAACACCGCAAAATATGTCGAGTTGTTTCCGCTTATTGAAGCATCTTACTTGCGATGCCTGGAAATTGGAGAAACGGATCAATATAACAGCGTTAGGGGAACCGGGAGTTTTAGCGCATTGCATAATTTGGGCGGCCTTTATGAAGTGATGGGGAACATAAATAAGGCAAAAGAGTGCTATCGTGAAGCTGCAACAACATATGGTTACCAGCCATCGAACGAAAGGTTAAAACAACTGTAA
- a CDS encoding glycosyltransferase → MKTLTSIIILTYNQLEYTKQCIDSIRKYTEPGTYELIVIDNKSTDGTPGWLSQQHDILAVLNDRNEGFPKGCNQGITLAKGENVLLLNNDVVVTPRWLELLVESLYSDERIAAVGPVTNSMSNFQQIDVPYQTIEEMFVFADQFNRSMLNTPEFQEAHEYRLRLMGYCLLIKRKVIDQIGLLDERFTPGNFEDDDYSFRMIEAGYHLVLCKNVFIHHYGSVSFGAKNEKYMALMNSNKQKFVEKWGFEPGRSSLIRNDIIHILSPFDRNAVIRVLEIGCLCGGTLMGIKGKFKNAELHGIEENKAAAAMASNFASVKTANIEESIPDYPANYFDYIILADTLEHLQDPWEVVKNLSGLLKPRGKIVASIPNFMHYCILREVLYGRGIYKEPGVVDRSQLRLFTQKDIKAMFTNAGFLNLRLYGETGSINDLDQQFVDELVKLAGPSLREQYETQKYLVEANSSNFDNYITDIVERLSLDMENEEDLLKLLDSVCDGNLTNEHLIRIINSLSCNRIEYANKLAIFFYNNGLFNMVIPLLQYAIQLDSNDENSLYNLGYILFKANEYELALHYLDQIQNKDEDICQLMDEIRQGSGGLA, encoded by the coding sequence ATGAAGACACTCACCAGCATCATTATCCTTACATACAACCAACTGGAATACACAAAGCAATGCATCGATAGTATTCGAAAATATACTGAACCGGGAACCTACGAATTGATTGTGATTGATAACAAGTCTACCGATGGAACCCCTGGGTGGTTAAGCCAACAGCATGATATTCTGGCCGTATTGAATGATCGGAATGAAGGCTTTCCTAAAGGCTGTAATCAAGGCATAACTCTTGCTAAAGGTGAGAATGTTCTTCTATTAAACAACGATGTAGTAGTAACCCCTAGATGGCTTGAGCTTTTGGTGGAGTCTTTATACAGCGATGAACGGATTGCAGCAGTAGGGCCTGTAACCAATAGCATGTCCAATTTTCAACAAATTGACGTTCCTTATCAAACGATCGAAGAAATGTTTGTTTTTGCCGATCAGTTTAATCGAAGTATGCTTAATACTCCTGAATTTCAAGAAGCACATGAATATAGATTGCGATTAATGGGTTATTGTTTGTTGATAAAAAGAAAGGTCATCGATCAAATTGGGCTGCTGGATGAAAGGTTTACTCCAGGCAATTTTGAGGATGATGATTATAGTTTTAGAATGATCGAAGCAGGCTATCATCTCGTGCTTTGCAAAAATGTATTTATTCATCATTATGGATCGGTCTCTTTTGGGGCCAAAAATGAAAAGTACATGGCTTTAATGAACAGCAACAAACAAAAGTTTGTGGAAAAATGGGGATTTGAACCGGGACGATCATCATTAATCAGAAATGATATTATCCATATATTAAGCCCTTTTGATCGGAACGCAGTTATTCGAGTATTGGAGATCGGATGCTTATGCGGCGGAACGCTCATGGGGATAAAAGGGAAATTTAAAAACGCGGAATTACACGGGATTGAAGAAAATAAAGCTGCGGCAGCGATGGCTTCAAATTTTGCGAGTGTTAAAACAGCAAATATTGAGGAATCAATTCCGGACTACCCAGCTAACTATTTCGATTACATTATTTTAGCGGATACACTCGAACACCTACAGGATCCATGGGAAGTTGTGAAGAATTTAAGCGGACTCCTAAAACCAAGGGGCAAGATCGTGGCTAGTATCCCTAACTTTATGCATTATTGCATTTTGCGAGAAGTGCTTTACGGAAGAGGTATATATAAGGAGCCGGGAGTAGTAGATCGTTCTCAATTGAGACTGTTTACGCAAAAAGATATTAAAGCCATGTTTACAAATGCAGGCTTTTTAAATCTTCGATTATACGGTGAGACGGGTTCTATTAATGATCTGGATCAACAGTTTGTTGATGAGCTTGTTAAATTGGCCGGTCCTTCGCTAAGAGAACAATATGAAACCCAAAAGTATCTGGTAGAGGCGAATTCGTCTAATTTCGACAATTACATAACGGATATTGTTGAGCGCTTAAGCTTGGATATGGAGAATGAAGAAGACCTGTTGAAATTATTGGATAGTGTCTGTGACGGGAACCTAACAAATGAGCATCTTATAAGAATTATCAATAGTTTATCTTGCAACAGAATAGAGTATGCCAATAAACTAGCGATTTTTTTCTACAACAATGGCTTATTTAATATGGTGATCCCATTGTTGCAATATGCGATACAACTGGATTCTAACGATGAAAACTCACTTTATAATTTGGGTTATATTCTATTTAAGGCTAATGAGTATGAATTAGCGCTGCATTATCTAGACCAGATTCAAAATAAAGATGAGGACATTTGTCAGTTAATGGATGAGATTAGGCAGGGGAGTGGAGGTTTGGCTTAA